A window of the Candidatus Nitrosotalea okcheonensis genome harbors these coding sequences:
- a CDS encoding nitrite/sulfite reductase, which produces MSNTSVSQSKPTSAPKHKINWGRLEEAERFSELVKLYRQGKLDRDDFRKFRLQHGAYGSRMSDDYSMVRLKLPAGEVYSEQLEKIADLSEQFSIGSAHVSTRQNFQLHWVALEDVSEVLRGLAEAGMTTREACGNSVRSIMCSPLAGVCPEEVFDPTSYAVAATKFLLRNPLCQSLPRKFKINFTCCEKHGMARMVDIGLIPQQGEVNGKLQRGFKIFLGGGLGAQSFVGHQLEPFTSEDQLLYTIIAVIRIFDRLGNRDNMARARMRYLVNEMGWEKFQNLVLKERAMIKMLLSVLIKLEVDKTQEPMRKISINSEMPSVPQGYSRWVKSNTFKQKQPGFSCVFLTLESGDVTSTQLRAIAEMAREFTADGQIRNGFTQDMVFRWVRDEDLPRVYSKLLEVGLANPGALTMASVVGCSGTTSCNLALTNSHRLAKEVQRKFIELKIDEDDDLRNSTIKISGCPNSCGQHEIATIGFYGGGGRLGKDMYPLYTMSLGGRSDEDTILGHMCTKVPAKRVIPTILKIVEIFKSDKKQGETLDLWIRRVIQGNGGPKIKSIDDIKELLKPVVAIPLKDKDSDFYADYGNDGSYHTKTGRGECAA; this is translated from the coding sequence TTGAGTAATACCAGCGTTAGCCAATCAAAACCCACTAGTGCACCAAAGCACAAGATAAACTGGGGAAGGTTAGAAGAGGCAGAAAGATTTTCAGAACTAGTAAAACTATATCGACAAGGAAAACTAGACCGTGATGATTTTCGAAAGTTTAGGCTGCAACATGGAGCCTATGGCAGCAGAATGAGTGATGATTACAGCATGGTTAGACTAAAACTTCCGGCAGGTGAAGTTTACTCTGAACAACTAGAAAAAATTGCAGACCTCAGCGAGCAATTCTCAATAGGTAGTGCACATGTCTCTACCAGACAAAATTTCCAACTTCACTGGGTTGCACTTGAAGACGTATCAGAGGTTCTAAGGGGGCTTGCAGAGGCAGGAATGACAACAAGAGAAGCATGTGGAAATTCTGTTCGCAGCATAATGTGCAGTCCTCTTGCCGGTGTCTGCCCAGAAGAGGTCTTTGACCCAACTTCTTATGCAGTTGCAGCAACCAAGTTCCTTTTGCGCAATCCATTGTGCCAGTCACTTCCAAGAAAGTTCAAGATCAATTTCACGTGTTGTGAAAAACACGGCATGGCAAGAATGGTGGACATTGGACTGATTCCACAACAAGGCGAAGTAAACGGCAAACTCCAACGCGGATTTAAAATATTTCTTGGAGGCGGACTTGGTGCACAATCCTTTGTTGGTCACCAGCTGGAGCCGTTTACATCAGAAGATCAATTGCTGTATACTATTATTGCTGTGATTAGAATCTTTGACAGGCTAGGAAACAGAGACAACATGGCACGAGCAAGAATGCGTTATCTTGTAAACGAAATGGGATGGGAAAAATTCCAAAACTTGGTACTAAAAGAGAGGGCAATGATCAAGATGCTTTTATCTGTCCTGATAAAACTCGAAGTTGACAAGACTCAAGAACCTATGCGAAAAATATCTATCAATTCCGAGATGCCATCAGTTCCTCAGGGATATTCTAGATGGGTAAAGTCAAACACGTTTAAACAAAAACAACCTGGATTTAGTTGTGTATTTCTTACGCTAGAGTCAGGTGATGTGACATCAACTCAACTTCGTGCTATTGCAGAGATGGCTCGAGAGTTTACTGCAGACGGGCAGATACGAAACGGTTTTACACAAGATATGGTATTTCGATGGGTCAGAGACGAGGACCTCCCAAGAGTTTACTCTAAACTCTTAGAAGTCGGTCTTGCAAATCCTGGTGCACTCACAATGGCCTCCGTTGTTGGATGCTCTGGAACAACATCATGTAACTTGGCACTGACAAACTCACACAGATTGGCAAAAGAAGTACAGCGAAAATTCATCGAGCTAAAAATTGACGAGGACGACGATCTACGAAATTCCACAATAAAAATAAGTGGCTGTCCTAATTCTTGTGGTCAACATGAAATTGCAACAATTGGATTCTATGGTGGGGGTGGAAGACTTGGAAAAGATATGTATCCATTGTATACTATGTCACTTGGTGGCAGGTCTGATGAGGACACCATACTTGGTCACATGTGTACCAAGGTTCCGGCAAAAAGAGTAATTCCGACAATTCTAAAAATAGTGGAGATATTCAAGTCTGACAAAAAACAAGGTGAGACACTTGACCTGTGGATACGTCGAGTAATACAAGGTAATGGAGGTCCAAAAATAAAATCCATTGATGATATCAAAGAGTTACTCAAGCCCGTTGTCGCAATACCTTTGAAAGACAAAGATTCGGACTTTTACGCAGATTATGGAAATGATGGAAGCTATCACACCAAGACAGGAAGGGGCGAATGTGCGGCTTGA
- a CDS encoding tetratricopeptide repeat protein, which yields MKKLFGDKKEEPATKITKSEEPTNTKLTDSNYNRNKLYKKGISLMADERMDDAAVAFEGALRIDPTHIESLLKLGYTRFHMNDMSSAMEAYNKVHEIDVTNAEAWNLKGLIYYRQKNYDKALDSVEKAIDSNSMDGMSWYNKACYHSLLNHIPEAIEALKRAIEIDVKNARKAVKDKDFENIRADDGYRRIVEVVVLESVRQGYHKVGQIVWTTMIGKLEVEDAARKLIEKGLLTKTEKSLGLQKVEEYEIVPELAEKIGVERKTFFGTTKKSQPIVIQNLKEINEAVHAAKTSIEKGDISEIISKLDVFIEPSKKGSQMIEYFFEEHRDIRLYKVRLTDKGTEYLQVNKQKIIDLFDNIETMITKKLRAESAGQS from the coding sequence GTGAAGAAACTATTTGGAGATAAAAAAGAAGAGCCTGCAACTAAGATAACAAAGTCAGAGGAACCTACCAATACCAAACTGACAGATTCCAACTATAACAGAAACAAACTCTACAAAAAGGGAATTTCCCTCATGGCAGACGAGAGAATGGATGATGCTGCGGTGGCTTTTGAGGGCGCCTTACGAATCGATCCAACACACATTGAATCTCTTCTGAAACTAGGATACACCCGTTTTCACATGAATGACATGTCAAGTGCCATGGAGGCTTATAACAAAGTCCATGAGATTGACGTGACAAATGCCGAGGCGTGGAACTTGAAAGGCTTGATTTACTATAGGCAGAAAAATTATGATAAAGCATTAGACAGTGTAGAAAAGGCAATTGATTCCAATTCCATGGATGGAATGTCATGGTACAACAAGGCATGTTATCATTCTTTGTTGAATCACATACCAGAGGCAATTGAGGCACTAAAGCGTGCAATTGAGATAGATGTAAAAAATGCAAGAAAAGCAGTAAAGGACAAAGATTTTGAGAACATCAGGGCAGATGACGGATATAGAAGAATTGTTGAAGTTGTCGTGCTGGAATCCGTAAGACAGGGATATCACAAAGTCGGACAGATTGTCTGGACCACAATGATTGGTAAGCTGGAAGTAGAAGACGCTGCAAGAAAACTAATTGAAAAGGGATTACTTACCAAGACAGAGAAAAGTCTCGGACTTCAAAAAGTGGAAGAATATGAAATTGTTCCAGAACTTGCTGAAAAGATTGGTGTTGAGAGAAAAACTTTCTTTGGAACTACAAAAAAATCCCAACCAATTGTCATACAAAACCTCAAGGAGATAAACGAGGCTGTTCATGCTGCCAAGACATCAATTGAGAAAGGAGACATCAGTGAAATCATTTCGAAACTTGATGTGTTCATAGAACCGTCAAAGAAGGGCAGTCAGATGATCGAATATTTTTTCGAGGAGCACAGAGACATCAGGCTGTACAAGGTAAGACTCACTGACAAGGGCACCGAATATCTCCAAGTAAACAAGCAAAAAATAATTGATTTGTTTGATAATATAGAAACCATGATAACCAAGAAACTTCGTGCAGAATCTGCCGGACAGTCCTGA
- a CDS encoding type II toxin-antitoxin system RelE family toxin, whose translation MWLLAPNKKFIKQYKLLSSDLQKRIDLALDELVRSENPIKLGEYKSSLKVHAYNLDKSNRIIYTVDFSNNTIELRRVGTHKQAYGKD comes from the coding sequence TTGTGGCTACTCGCACCAAACAAGAAATTTATCAAACAATACAAGTTATTGAGTTCGGATTTACAAAAAAGGATAGATTTGGCACTTGACGAATTGGTAAGATCTGAAAACCCCATCAAACTAGGCGAGTACAAATCAAGTTTAAAAGTACATGCCTACAATCTCGATAAGAGCAACAGAATTATCTACACCGTTGATTTTTCCAATAACACAATAGAGCTCCGCAGAGTCGGCACTCATAAGCAAGCATATGGCAAGGATTAG
- a CDS encoding DUF6775 family putative metallopeptidase — MKISKIFLYDEPTVPEIKIDRLARFLEETLCVTVEIRKNFFMHFNSDKNTAHNLASSRVFNPYVPFERHIPTKEEMDFEEKSHGNNSNSNIVLYDGFELQRIMQCMIPNEELSSEMFHLVFTTRLGCTYDYDDYRYHGRAVICSNPSFISTTGIIEAPAKPRAYYISMHQTISQGLNLDALKEQFRGRFLEYHDKNLDQVVRGYALQAILYYITAEPFCDSAECILYNAHWQEDLICAQIQSGKLCMHHQKILESIKKPE; from the coding sequence ATGAAGATATCTAAAATTTTTCTCTATGATGAGCCAACAGTTCCTGAAATCAAGATAGATAGACTGGCCAGATTTTTGGAGGAGACGTTATGTGTTACAGTAGAGATAAGAAAAAATTTCTTTATGCATTTCAATTCGGATAAAAATACAGCACATAATCTAGCATCATCTAGAGTTTTTAATCCATATGTTCCATTTGAAAGACACATTCCAACAAAAGAAGAGATGGATTTTGAAGAAAAGTCGCATGGGAACAATTCTAACTCAAACATAGTACTATACGACGGGTTTGAGTTGCAGAGAATTATGCAATGTATGATTCCAAACGAAGAATTGTCAAGTGAGATGTTTCACTTGGTTTTTACCACAAGACTTGGATGCACGTACGATTATGACGATTATAGATACCATGGAAGGGCAGTAATTTGTTCAAATCCGTCATTCATCTCAACTACTGGAATAATAGAGGCGCCTGCCAAGCCCCGTGCGTACTATATCAGCATGCATCAGACCATATCGCAAGGCCTTAATTTAGATGCATTAAAGGAACAGTTTCGAGGCAGGTTTCTTGAATATCATGATAAGAATCTTGATCAAGTTGTAAGAGGATACGCCCTTCAGGCCATCCTCTATTACATTACTGCGGAGCCATTTTGTGATTCAGCAGAATGTATTTTGTACAATGCACACTGGCAAGAAGATCTAATTTGTGCACAGATACAATCAGGAAAATTGTGTATGCACCACCAGAAAATTCTCGAGTCGATCAAAAAGCCTGAATAA
- a CDS encoding sulfurtransferase — MSKEKTTRVTVEADKLRSEIRDKSVKVLDIRKEEDYKQGHIPDAINLPLANLLADDSPEKVLQYVQSFGIGDETRVVVYDDTFGALASRIAWTLEYIGHEDVSLLDITYGAWKKLGLEVNSQTPTLVKTNHSLKLQPQILATSDYLVPAKERGAILVDNRERLNYLEQHIPGAINMPYRMLASGQNILRPKEDLRRMIQNRNILPDSEIITYCGSVGTLSGLGYYALKSLGMQNVKLYVRSFKEWKSLEKPIEQQKDANYWDLSAE; from the coding sequence TTGAGCAAAGAAAAAACCACTCGTGTTACAGTTGAAGCCGACAAACTACGTTCTGAAATTCGAGATAAGAGTGTCAAAGTTCTTGATATTCGAAAAGAAGAAGATTACAAACAAGGCCATATCCCAGATGCGATAAATCTTCCACTTGCAAACCTTCTTGCAGATGACAGCCCGGAAAAAGTTCTCCAATATGTACAGTCGTTTGGAATTGGAGATGAGACTCGTGTAGTAGTATATGATGATACATTTGGTGCACTTGCATCACGAATTGCATGGACACTTGAATATATCGGCCACGAAGATGTCTCACTTCTTGATATTACATATGGTGCATGGAAAAAGCTGGGCCTTGAGGTGAATTCACAAACACCAACTCTGGTGAAAACAAACCACTCGCTAAAGTTACAGCCACAAATTCTTGCAACCTCTGATTATCTTGTTCCTGCCAAAGAAAGGGGAGCAATATTAGTAGATAATAGGGAACGACTCAATTATCTAGAGCAACACATCCCAGGCGCAATCAATATGCCCTACAGAATGCTTGCATCAGGGCAAAATATACTGAGACCGAAAGAAGATCTACGCAGGATGATTCAAAATAGGAACATTCTCCCAGACTCTGAAATAATCACATATTGTGGAAGTGTAGGTACGCTCTCAGGACTTGGATATTATGCACTAAAGTCACTTGGGATGCAAAATGTAAAACTCTATGTCCGCTCATTCAAAGAGTGGAAATCTCTTGAAAAACCAATAGAACAGCAAAAGGATGCGAACTATTGGGACTTGTCTGCAGAATAA
- a CDS encoding sulfide-dependent adenosine diphosphate thiazole synthase: MQKATLSDEAPKIFSDLREVEITRAIANEFHSVLIDRSDSDVIVIGAGPAGLTASRELSLMGFKVLVIEQNNYLGGGYWLGGYMMNPVTVRAPAQKIWDELGIPYKQVSEGLFLTPGPHAVSKLIAAACDAGVKFLQLTKFDDLVLKNGRVSGIVVNWMPVSALPRNITCVDPIALESKMVIDASGHDSVAVKRLVDRKLVEWKGMDPMWIDDGENRVVYKTGEVYPGLVISGMSVTETYGLARMGPTYGSMLLSGKKAAEVTAAKLKELRR, translated from the coding sequence ATGCAGAAAGCAACTCTTAGTGATGAAGCACCAAAGATTTTTTCTGATTTAAGGGAGGTAGAGATTACACGGGCAATAGCAAATGAGTTTCATTCAGTATTAATTGACAGATCAGATAGTGATGTAATAGTCATAGGCGCAGGTCCTGCCGGACTTACTGCAAGTAGAGAATTATCATTAATGGGATTCAAGGTACTAGTAATTGAGCAGAACAACTATCTAGGTGGAGGCTATTGGCTTGGAGGCTACATGATGAATCCAGTAACAGTTAGAGCCCCAGCACAAAAAATATGGGATGAGCTTGGAATTCCATATAAACAGGTTTCAGAGGGCCTCTTTTTAACACCCGGACCACATGCCGTATCCAAGTTGATTGCTGCAGCATGTGATGCAGGAGTAAAATTTTTGCAACTAACCAAGTTTGATGATCTAGTTTTGAAGAATGGTCGTGTTTCAGGAATTGTAGTAAACTGGATGCCAGTATCAGCACTTCCAAGAAATATAACATGTGTAGATCCAATTGCACTAGAATCTAAAATGGTAATTGATGCATCAGGCCATGATTCTGTTGCAGTAAAAAGACTAGTAGATAGAAAACTGGTAGAGTGGAAAGGAATGGATCCAATGTGGATAGATGATGGTGAGAACAGAGTTGTCTACAAGACAGGCGAGGTATATCCAGGACTGGTCATTTCCGGCATGTCCGTCACTGAAACATATGGGCTTGCAAGAATGGGTCCGACGTATGGTTCCATGTTATTATCAGGTAAAAAGGCAGCGGAAGTAACTGCCGCCAAGCTAAAAGAACTAAGAAGATAA